From a single Dehalococcoidia bacterium genomic region:
- the pstC gene encoding phosphate ABC transporter permease subunit PstC, translating to MATAEAPLAVRRSPRRRRLLRLREAPILGLLFLCAAISIFTTVGIVAVLVEEAVGFFREVSILEFLTESRWTPLFVEKHFGVLPLLSATFLISALALAVAVPVGLGAAIYLSEYASPRLRAVLKPALEVLAGIPTVVYGYFAITFIAPEILQRLLGQQTLFSALSAALAMSVLLLPMVSSLSEDAMRAVPGSLREAGYALGSNRFEVAVRVVLPAALSGIVAAVVLAMARAVGETMIVTIAAGNVPNLSWNPLEAMQALPAYIVQVSLGDTPAGSLEYKTIFAVGLALFVCTLGLNVAAQWLLSRFREAYE from the coding sequence ATGGCCACCGCGGAGGCCCCACTGGCGGTGCGGCGCTCGCCGCGCCGCCGTCGCCTCCTGCGCTTGCGCGAGGCGCCTATACTGGGCCTCCTGTTCCTCTGTGCCGCCATCTCCATCTTCACTACCGTGGGCATCGTGGCGGTGCTGGTGGAGGAGGCGGTGGGCTTCTTCCGCGAGGTCTCCATCCTCGAATTCCTGACCGAGAGCCGCTGGACGCCCCTGTTCGTAGAGAAGCATTTCGGGGTGTTGCCCCTCCTTTCGGCCACCTTTCTCATATCGGCCCTTGCCCTGGCAGTGGCGGTGCCCGTGGGGCTGGGAGCTGCCATCTACCTGAGCGAATACGCCTCGCCCCGACTGCGGGCCGTCCTCAAGCCTGCCCTGGAGGTGCTGGCGGGCATCCCCACCGTGGTCTACGGCTACTTCGCCATCACCTTCATCGCCCCCGAGATCCTGCAGAGGCTCCTGGGACAGCAGACCCTGTTCAGCGCTCTGTCGGCGGCCCTGGCCATGTCGGTGCTGCTGTTGCCCATGGTCTCCTCCCTGTCGGAGGACGCGATGAGGGCCGTGCCCGGCTCCCTGCGGGAGGCGGGCTATGCCCTGGGCAGCAACCGCTTCGAGGTGGCGGTGCGGGTGGTGCTGCCGGCGGCCCTGTCGGGCATAGTGGCAGCGGTGGTTCTGGCCATGGCTCGGGCCGTGGGCGAGACGATGATCGTCACCATCGCCGCCGGCAACGTGCCCAACCTGTCCTGGAACCCGTTGGAGGCGATGCAGGCCCTTCCGGCCTACATCGTCCAGGTCAGCCTGGGCGATACCCCTGCCGGCAGTCTGGAATACAAGACCATCTTCGCCGTAGGCCTGGCCCTGTTCGTCTGCACCCTGGGGCTGAACGTGGCCGCTCAGTGGCTCCTGTCGCGCTTCCGGGAGGCCTACGAGTGA
- a CDS encoding PstS family phosphate ABC transporter substrate-binding protein: protein MNVRSLTVRGLAVVSLSLALALLAACGSQGGGSGLSGRIIVDGSSTVFPISEAVAEEFRAKEPGVEVVVGISGTGGGFQKFCNGETDISDASRPIRQQEIDACRNNGIDFIELPVAFDALTVVVNPANDWVDCITVAELKKMWEPAAQGTVTRWNQVNPAWPDRPLRLYGAGTDSGTFDYFTEAIVGKEDASRGDYTASEDDNVLVQGVAGDPNALGYFGLAYYLENRSRLKALKVDGGQGCVEPSVDSVINGTYRPLSRPLFIYVSTRSMERPEVRAFVDFYLDVAGDLVREVGYVPLPRAAYDLVRERWENRRTGTVFQGVTPGLRIEDVLARER from the coding sequence TTGAACGTGCGCTCTCTCACTGTGCGTGGCCTGGCCGTCGTGTCCCTCTCTCTGGCGCTGGCCCTGCTGGCTGCCTGTGGTTCCCAGGGCGGCGGCTCGGGCCTCTCCGGCCGCATAATCGTGGATGGCTCCAGCACCGTCTTCCCCATCAGCGAGGCAGTGGCTGAGGAGTTTCGCGCCAAGGAACCGGGTGTAGAGGTGGTGGTTGGCATTTCCGGCACGGGCGGCGGCTTCCAGAAGTTCTGCAACGGCGAGACGGACATCTCCGATGCGTCCCGCCCCATTCGCCAGCAAGAGATAGACGCCTGCCGCAACAACGGCATCGACTTCATCGAGCTGCCAGTGGCCTTCGATGCCCTGACGGTGGTGGTCAACCCGGCCAACGACTGGGTGGACTGCATCACTGTGGCCGAGCTGAAGAAGATGTGGGAGCCGGCGGCCCAGGGCACCGTCACTCGCTGGAACCAGGTGAACCCGGCCTGGCCCGATCGTCCCCTGCGCCTCTACGGCGCCGGCACCGACTCGGGCACCTTCGACTACTTCACCGAGGCCATCGTCGGCAAGGAGGACGCCAGCCGCGGCGACTACACCGCCAGCGAGGACGACAACGTCCTGGTGCAGGGAGTGGCTGGCGACCCCAACGCCCTGGGCTACTTCGGCCTGGCCTATTACCTGGAGAACCGTTCCCGCCTCAAGGCCCTCAAGGTGGACGGTGGCCAGGGCTGCGTGGAGCCCTCGGTGGACAGCGTCATCAACGGCACCTACCGGCCCCTTTCGCGGCCGTTGTTTATATACGTTAGCACCAGGTCCATGGAGCGCCCGGAGGTGCGGGCCTTCGTGGACTTCTATCTGGACGTGGCAGGTGACCTGGTGCGGGAGGTGGGATACGTTCCTCTGCCCAGGGCCGCCTATGATCTGGTGCGAGAGCGGTGGGAGAACCGCAGGACGGGCACCGTCTTCCAGGGGGTGACTCCCGGCCTGCGCATCGAGGACGTGCTGGCGAGGGAGAGGTAG
- a CDS encoding histidine phosphatase family protein → MQKAPDKPKETLVTGQGDLFTRLFRHVAPDATELVLVRHGEAAPIPPDAASYDPPLSERGRWQAERLARRLAGTRIDALYASPLRRAQETAQAVAEATGLSIETVPDLREVETDMARLRTAFRGRDREELVQDLARCLLASPRWDTLPGFEPSHRFRLRVRRALDSIVARHPGQRVVVICHGGVINLCLSFVLDVPRDIFFLPEHTSLTVVRMSGERAAIQTVGDCAHLWDGGIPDFTQR, encoded by the coding sequence ATGCAGAAGGCACCCGACAAGCCCAAGGAGACCCTGGTCACCGGCCAGGGAGACCTCTTCACCCGCCTGTTCCGCCACGTGGCGCCCGACGCCACCGAGCTGGTGCTCGTGCGCCATGGCGAGGCGGCCCCCATCCCCCCGGACGCGGCCAGTTACGACCCGCCCCTCTCGGAGCGGGGGCGCTGGCAGGCCGAGCGGCTGGCCCGGCGCCTGGCCGGCACCCGCATCGACGCCCTTTATGCCTCGCCCCTGCGCCGCGCCCAGGAGACAGCCCAGGCGGTGGCCGAGGCCACAGGCCTGTCCATCGAGACCGTCCCCGACCTGCGTGAGGTAGAGACGGACATGGCCCGCCTGCGGACGGCCTTCCGCGGCCGCGACCGCGAGGAGCTGGTGCAGGACCTGGCCCGCTGCCTGCTGGCGTCCCCCAGGTGGGACACACTGCCCGGGTTCGAGCCGTCCCACCGCTTCCGCCTGCGGGTGCGCAGGGCACTGGACAGCATCGTGGCCCGGCACCCTGGTCAGAGGGTGGTGGTGATCTGTCACGGAGGGGTCATCAACCTCTGCCTGAGCTTCGTCCTGGACGTCCCCCGCGACATCTTCTTCCTGCCCGAACACACCTCTCTGACGGTGGTCAGGATGTCGGGCGAGCGGGCGGCCATCCAGACGGTGGGCGACTGCGCTCACCTCTGGGACGGGGGCATCCCGGATTTTACGCAGCGTTAA
- a CDS encoding ATP-binding protein codes for MSTSDLRILLSLALALLVALGVYLVLVEEAGPGTVALAGACLLALALVVAYLGRRRWSASARALYSLAAGRPLPADAPAELSGPLAAVAEALHDVRQERDLLLAALDASPDALLVLDAEGRVRFSNAAASTVLGQEPHALAAQPLAWFLPQAEAVDALRRVRREGGSASSTVEGPGGRPLELTVTALGSSGRLLVSLRDLTEVRRVDQVRRDFVANVSHELRTPIAAVKSALEALRAGAQDDPQARDLFLARAEEETERMARLVEELLELSRLEAGVDVFVPQPVDLATVLSRAVERMAPRAREAGLGLALQLPPRLPPVRGDAERLERAVLNLLDNAIKFTPAGGSVTVTAAEGDGGVVLTVRDTGVGIEPADLPRIFERFYKADRSRRRPGAGLGLAIVKHIVEAHGGRVWAESSPGQGSAFSIFLPLAD; via the coding sequence ATGTCCACCTCCGACCTGAGGATCCTCCTGTCTCTGGCTCTCGCTCTCTTGGTGGCCCTGGGGGTCTATCTGGTGCTGGTGGAGGAGGCTGGACCTGGTACCGTGGCCCTGGCCGGCGCCTGCCTGCTGGCCCTGGCGCTGGTGGTCGCCTACCTGGGGCGACGCCGCTGGAGCGCTTCGGCCCGGGCCCTCTACTCCCTGGCAGCGGGCCGGCCGCTGCCCGCCGATGCTCCCGCTGAGCTGTCCGGGCCGTTGGCAGCAGTGGCCGAGGCGCTCCACGACGTCCGCCAGGAGCGCGACCTGCTGCTGGCCGCCCTGGATGCCAGCCCCGATGCCCTGCTGGTGCTGGACGCCGAGGGTCGCGTACGCTTCAGCAACGCCGCTGCCAGCACGGTCCTGGGCCAGGAGCCTCATGCCCTGGCGGCCCAGCCCCTGGCCTGGTTCCTGCCCCAGGCCGAGGCTGTGGACGCCCTGAGGAGGGTGCGCAGGGAGGGCGGTTCCGCGTCCTCGACGGTGGAAGGCCCCGGAGGCCGGCCCCTGGAGCTGACGGTGACCGCACTGGGCAGCAGCGGCAGGCTGCTGGTCTCACTGCGCGACCTGACCGAGGTGCGCCGCGTGGACCAGGTGCGCCGCGACTTCGTCGCCAATGTCTCCCACGAGCTGCGCACCCCCATCGCTGCTGTGAAATCGGCCCTGGAAGCCCTGCGGGCCGGCGCCCAGGACGACCCCCAGGCCCGCGACCTTTTCCTCGCTCGCGCCGAGGAGGAGACGGAGCGCATGGCCCGACTGGTGGAGGAGTTGCTGGAGCTGTCGCGTTTGGAGGCAGGGGTAGATGTCTTCGTCCCCCAGCCGGTAGACCTGGCGACGGTCCTGTCCCGGGCGGTGGAGCGCATGGCGCCCCGCGCCAGGGAGGCGGGCTTGGGCCTGGCGTTGCAGCTGCCTCCCCGACTGCCCCCCGTCCGGGGGGACGCCGAGCGTCTGGAGCGGGCCGTCCTCAACCTCCTGGACAACGCCATCAAGTTCACACCAGCGGGGGGGTCGGTGACGGTCACGGCAGCGGAGGGCGATGGCGGCGTCGTTCTGACAGTGCGCGATACGGGAGTAGGCATCGAACCTGCCGACCTCCCGCGCATCTTCGAGCGTTTCTATAAGGCCGACCGCTCTCGCCGTCGTCCCGGAGCGGGCCTGGGCCTGGCCATCGTCAAGCATATAGTGGAGGCGCACGGCGGGCGGGTGTGGGCCGAGAGCAGCCCCGGGCAAGGCTCAGCCTTCAGCATCTTTCTGCCCCTCGCTGACTGA
- a CDS encoding response regulator transcription factor: protein MARKVLVVDDEPTLVAALRYTLEREGFQVLEAGDGETALQLARSQSPDIVILDVLLPGLDGFEVCRRLRRESSVPIIMLTAKGEETDRVVGLELGADDYVAKPFSMRELLARVRALLRRAQGLQPQGEAIVSGDLRLDLRRREAYRGDVPLPLKPKEFDLLAFFMRHRGRAFSREELLDQVWGYEYAGDTRTVDVHVRWLREKIEETPSKPTRIITVRGLGYRFEG, encoded by the coding sequence ATGGCGCGGAAGGTGCTGGTGGTGGACGACGAGCCTACCCTGGTGGCGGCCCTGCGATACACCCTGGAGCGGGAAGGGTTCCAGGTCCTGGAGGCGGGCGATGGCGAGACGGCCCTGCAATTGGCCCGCAGCCAGTCGCCCGACATCGTCATTCTGGATGTGTTGCTGCCCGGCCTGGACGGTTTCGAGGTCTGCCGGAGACTGCGCCGCGAGTCGTCGGTGCCCATCATCATGCTCACCGCCAAGGGCGAGGAGACGGATCGGGTGGTGGGGCTGGAGCTGGGCGCCGACGACTATGTGGCCAAGCCCTTTTCCATGCGCGAGCTACTGGCCAGGGTGCGGGCCCTGCTGCGCCGCGCCCAGGGCCTCCAGCCCCAGGGGGAGGCCATCGTCTCGGGGGACCTGCGCCTCGACCTGCGGCGGAGGGAGGCTTACCGTGGCGACGTGCCGCTGCCCCTGAAGCCCAAGGAGTTCGACCTGCTGGCGTTCTTCATGCGCCACCGCGGCCGCGCCTTCAGCCGTGAGGAACTGCTGGATCAGGTGTGGGGCTACGAGTATGCCGGCGACACCCGCACCGTGGACGTGCACGTGCGCTGGCTGAGGGAAAAGATCGAGGAGACGCCGAGCAAGCCCACCCGCATCATCACCGTCCGCGGCCTGGGCTACCGATTCGAGGGCTGA
- a CDS encoding threonine synthase, producing MSFAKNLRCRECGRLYSLDPIYVCEFCFGPLEVMYDYEALRRHISRRRIEQGPLTIWRYADLLPAEGEPVDIGAGFTPLLEARNLGRALGLRHLYLKNDCVNPTWSFKDRVVSVAATKSREFGFDTLACASTGNLANSVAAHAARAGLRALVFVPADLEAAKILGSAIYGPVLVAVRGSYDDVNRLCSELAEKYRWAFVNINVRPYYAEGSKTLGYEVCEQLGWRAPDHCIVPAASGSLFTKIYKGIKELAWLGLIEWRKPRMTAAQALGCSPIVEAWDRGSFDIRPQRPNTIAKSLAIGNPADGYYALKVLAETDGYGVAVTDEEVVEGIKLLAETEGVFAETAGGVVVAALRRLAREGRIDPDETVVAFITGAGLKTAEAVQDALAEPVLVDPTIASFEEAIARRQGALPTARG from the coding sequence ATGTCCTTCGCGAAGAACCTGCGCTGTCGCGAGTGCGGGCGGCTCTACTCGCTCGACCCCATATACGTCTGTGAGTTCTGTTTCGGCCCCCTGGAGGTCATGTATGACTACGAGGCCCTGCGTCGGCACATCTCCCGTCGGCGCATCGAGCAGGGGCCCTTGACCATCTGGCGCTACGCTGACCTCCTGCCTGCCGAGGGGGAGCCGGTGGACATCGGCGCCGGCTTCACGCCCCTGCTGGAGGCCCGCAACCTGGGCCGGGCCCTGGGCCTCCGTCACCTTTACCTGAAGAACGACTGCGTCAATCCCACCTGGTCCTTCAAGGACCGGGTGGTCTCGGTGGCGGCCACCAAGTCGCGAGAGTTCGGCTTCGACACTCTGGCCTGCGCCTCTACCGGCAACCTGGCCAACTCGGTGGCAGCCCACGCCGCCCGTGCCGGCCTGCGGGCGCTCGTCTTCGTGCCCGCCGACCTGGAGGCAGCCAAGATCCTCGGGTCGGCCATTTACGGGCCGGTGCTGGTGGCGGTGCGCGGCTCCTACGATGACGTGAACCGCCTGTGCAGCGAGCTGGCCGAGAAGTATCGCTGGGCCTTCGTCAACATCAACGTCCGCCCTTACTATGCCGAGGGGTCCAAGACCCTGGGCTACGAGGTATGCGAGCAGCTGGGCTGGCGCGCCCCCGACCACTGCATCGTCCCCGCTGCCAGCGGCTCCCTGTTCACCAAGATCTACAAGGGCATCAAGGAGCTGGCCTGGCTGGGCCTCATCGAGTGGCGCAAGCCGCGCATGACCGCCGCCCAGGCGCTGGGCTGCTCGCCCATTGTAGAGGCCTGGGACCGGGGCAGCTTCGACATCCGGCCGCAGCGGCCCAACACCATTGCCAAGTCGCTGGCCATCGGCAATCCGGCCGATGGCTATTACGCCCTGAAGGTGCTAGCCGAGACGGACGGCTACGGGGTGGCAGTGACCGACGAGGAGGTGGTGGAGGGCATCAAGCTCCTGGCCGAGACGGAGGGCGTCTTCGCCGAGACGGCCGGGGGCGTGGTGGTGGCCGCCCTGCGGCGCCTGGCCCGCGAGGGGCGTATCGACCCCGACGAGACTGTGGTAGCCTTCATAACGGGAGCCGGGCTCAAGACGGCCGAGGCCGTCCAGGACGCCCTGGCCGAGCCGGTGCTGGTGGACCCCACCATCGCCTCCTTCGAGGAGGCCATCGCCCGGCGGCAGGGCGCCCTGCCCACCGCCCGCGGCTAG
- a CDS encoding NIL domain-containing protein: protein MAKQRVKFTFPPHLIQEPIIWRLGRQFDLVTNIRRADVAEDRGWVILELEGEMEEIERGIRWVQEQGVRVDPVPGDIVEG, encoded by the coding sequence GTGGCCAAACAGAGGGTCAAGTTCACCTTTCCGCCGCACCTCATACAGGAGCCCATCATCTGGCGCCTGGGGAGGCAGTTCGACCTGGTGACCAACATCCGCCGGGCCGACGTCGCCGAGGACCGGGGCTGGGTGATACTGGAGCTGGAAGGGGAGATGGAGGAGATCGAGCGGGGCATCCGCTGGGTCCAGGAACAGGGCGTGCGGGTAGACCCCGTCCCGGGCGATATCGTGGAGGGTTAA
- a CDS encoding MoaD/ThiS family protein has protein sequence MSITVRIPTPLRALTGQQDVVVGDGSRLIECIEALDARYPGIKERLVDEAGQIRRFVNIYVNGEDVRFLQGLDTPLKPGDEVSIVPAVAGG, from the coding sequence ATGAGCATCACGGTGCGCATCCCTACGCCACTACGAGCCCTCACCGGCCAGCAGGACGTGGTGGTCGGTGACGGCAGCCGCCTCATCGAGTGCATCGAAGCACTCGACGCCCGCTACCCGGGCATCAAGGAGCGGCTGGTAGACGAGGCCGGCCAGATCCGCCGCTTCGTCAACATCTACGTCAACGGCGAGGACGTGCGCTTCCTGCAGGGGCTGGACACCCCCTTGAAGCCCGGCGACGAGGTCAGCATAGTCCCTGCCGTGGCCGGGGGCTGA
- a CDS encoding Rrf2 family transcriptional regulator, with amino-acid sequence MRVSTKGDYGIRALIELAHHYGEGRPIQSSEIAARQKIPESYLEQLLATLRRAGFIRSIRGPAGGHALLRHPDEIRVSEVVEALEGKIMPIECLDEASECTRAGGCAQREMWERVQQAILEVLENTTIGELAARDRQRAVRADRYVI; translated from the coding sequence ATGCGCGTCTCTACCAAGGGCGACTACGGCATACGGGCGCTCATCGAGCTGGCCCACCACTACGGCGAGGGGCGGCCCATCCAGAGCAGCGAGATAGCCGCTCGCCAGAAGATACCCGAGTCCTACCTGGAGCAGCTGCTGGCCACCCTGCGCCGGGCAGGCTTCATCCGCTCCATCCGCGGCCCTGCCGGAGGCCACGCCTTGCTGCGCCACCCCGACGAGATCCGCGTCAGCGAGGTAGTGGAGGCTCTGGAGGGCAAGATCATGCCCATCGAGTGCCTGGACGAGGCCTCCGAGTGCACCCGCGCCGGCGGCTGCGCCCAGAGGGAGATGTGGGAGCGAGTCCAGCAGGCCATACTGGAGGTGCTGGAGAACACCACCATTGGCGAGCTGGCAGCCAGGGACAGGCAGCGAGCGGTCAGGGCCGACCGTTATGTCATCTGA
- the cysK gene encoding cysteine synthase A, with amino-acid sequence MPRRGRIADSVLDLIGDTPMVRLRRVVPEGAAEVLAKVESLNPAGSVKDRIALAMIEDAERRGLIKPGDTIVEPTSGNTGIGLAMVAAVKGYRLIVTMPEDMSLARRDLLARFGAEVVLTPAIEGMTGAVYAAEELVRNNPGYFMPQQFENPANPEIHRRTTALEVLEATEGRLDAFVAGVGTGGTITGVGEVLKEHDPNILVVAVEPARSPVLQGGRPGLHGIQGIGASFVPGVLNRRIIDQVIGIGDEEAMSMARRLAREEGLLVGISSGANVAAAIRVARRLGKGKRVVTVLPDTGERYSFLE; translated from the coding sequence ATGCCTAGGCGGGGCCGAATAGCTGACAGCGTCCTCGACCTCATCGGCGACACCCCCATGGTGCGCCTGCGCCGGGTGGTGCCCGAGGGGGCAGCCGAGGTCCTCGCCAAGGTAGAGTCCCTCAACCCGGCCGGCTCGGTGAAGGACCGCATCGCCCTGGCCATGATCGAGGACGCCGAGCGTCGGGGCCTCATCAAGCCCGGAGACACCATCGTGGAGCCCACCAGCGGCAACACGGGAATAGGCCTGGCCATGGTGGCCGCCGTCAAGGGCTATCGCCTCATCGTAACCATGCCGGAGGACATGAGCCTCGCCCGTCGCGATCTCCTGGCCCGCTTCGGCGCCGAGGTGGTGTTGACGCCGGCCATCGAGGGCATGACGGGCGCCGTGTACGCCGCCGAGGAGCTGGTGCGCAACAACCCGGGCTACTTCATGCCCCAGCAGTTCGAGAACCCGGCCAATCCCGAGATCCACCGCCGCACCACCGCCCTGGAGGTGCTGGAGGCCACCGAGGGGAGGCTGGACGCCTTCGTGGCCGGGGTGGGCACCGGCGGCACCATCACCGGCGTGGGCGAGGTGCTGAAGGAGCACGACCCCAACATCCTGGTGGTGGCGGTGGAGCCGGCGCGCTCGCCGGTGCTCCAGGGCGGCCGCCCCGGCCTGCACGGCATCCAGGGCATCGGCGCCAGCTTCGTGCCGGGGGTGCTGAACCGGCGCATCATCGACCAGGTCATCGGCATCGGCGACGAGGAGGCCATGAGCATGGCGCGCCGTCTGGCCCGGGAAGAGGGGCTGCTGGTGGGCATTTCGTCCGGGGCCAACGTGGCCGCCGCTATCCGAGTGGCACGACGCCTGGGCAAGGGAAAGCGAGTGGTAACGGTGCTCCCCGACACGGGCGAGCGCTACAGCTTCCTGGAATGA
- the moeB gene encoding molybdopterin-synthase adenylyltransferase MoeB, whose amino-acid sequence MNVYIPTPFRKLAGNQAYVQAEGRTVREVLEHLAQRYPGLASMVFDQDRRIQAHINVYLNSQEIHSLQGPETPVRDGDEVAVIPALAGGQVLTPEQVMRYSRHIIMPQVGPLGQRKLMAAKVLVVGAGGLGGPAALYLALAGVGTIGIVDFDVVDLSNLQRQVLHQNDDVGKPKTQSAKETLLAYNPDVNVVLHEAPLTSDNAMDIIPQYDIVINGADNFTTRYLVNDACYFAGKPLVDAAILMFDAQLTVFVPGQGCYRCLFPSPPPPGAVPNCAEAGVLGALTGVIGSLQAIEAMKLILGIGEPMVGRLLLYDALAGEFRTVKVRRDPKCPLCGDDPTITELIDYEGFCGAPFPGRQHS is encoded by the coding sequence GTGAACGTCTACATACCGACGCCCTTCCGCAAGCTGGCCGGCAACCAGGCCTACGTGCAGGCCGAGGGCCGCACGGTTCGGGAGGTGCTGGAGCACCTGGCCCAGCGCTACCCCGGCCTGGCCAGCATGGTCTTCGACCAGGACCGGCGCATTCAGGCCCACATCAACGTCTACCTCAACAGCCAGGAGATCCACAGCCTGCAGGGGCCCGAGACGCCCGTGCGGGACGGGGACGAGGTGGCCGTCATCCCCGCCCTGGCGGGCGGACAGGTCCTCACTCCCGAGCAGGTAATGCGCTACTCGCGGCACATCATCATGCCCCAGGTGGGGCCACTGGGCCAGCGCAAGCTGATGGCCGCCAAGGTCCTGGTGGTGGGCGCCGGCGGACTGGGAGGCCCGGCGGCCCTCTATCTGGCGCTGGCCGGGGTCGGGACCATCGGCATAGTCGATTTCGACGTGGTGGACCTGTCCAACCTGCAGCGGCAAGTCCTGCACCAGAACGACGACGTTGGCAAGCCCAAGACCCAGTCGGCCAAGGAGACGCTCCTCGCCTACAACCCGGACGTGAACGTGGTGCTCCACGAGGCACCCCTCACGTCCGACAATGCCATGGACATCATCCCCCAGTACGACATCGTCATAAACGGGGCCGACAACTTCACCACTCGCTATCTGGTCAACGACGCATGCTACTTTGCGGGTAAGCCGCTGGTGGACGCAGCCATCCTCATGTTCGATGCCCAGCTGACGGTGTTCGTGCCCGGGCAGGGCTGCTACCGCTGTCTCTTCCCCTCGCCGCCTCCGCCCGGGGCGGTGCCCAACTGCGCCGAGGCGGGGGTGCTGGGCGCGCTGACGGGGGTCATCGGCTCCCTGCAGGCCATCGAGGCCATGAAGCTCATCCTGGGCATCGGCGAGCCCATGGTGGGGCGGCTGCTGCTCTACGACGCCCTGGCGGGGGAGTTCCGGACGGTGAAGGTGCGGCGCGACCCCAAGTGCCCCCTGTGCGGCGACGACCCCACCATTACCGAGCTGATCGACTACGAGGGATTCTGCGGCGCCCCCTTCCCGGGCCGCCAGCACTCGTAG
- a CDS encoding MoaD family protein, which yields MTVEVRLTANLQRLAGGQRSVQVEARTVRELLERLEALYPGFKGSVLDNGQLHRFVNIFLNDEDIRFLQQLETPLKDGDVVSILPALAGGEGGR from the coding sequence ATGACGGTCGAAGTTCGTCTGACCGCTAACCTGCAGCGCCTGGCCGGTGGCCAGCGCTCCGTCCAGGTGGAGGCGCGAACGGTGCGGGAACTGCTGGAGCGGCTGGAGGCCCTCTACCCCGGTTTCAAGGGCAGCGTGCTGGACAACGGCCAGCTGCACCGCTTCGTCAACATCTTCCTCAACGACGAAGACATCCGCTTCTTGCAGCAGCTGGAGACCCCCCTGAAGGACGGGGACGTGGTCTCCATTCTGCCCGCCCTGGCGGGGGGTGAGGGTGGTCGCTGA
- a CDS encoding cysteine synthase family protein: MLECIGNTPLVELKRFSPKPGVRIFAKLEGHNPTGSLKDRIALYMIRAAEESGELTPDKTILEPTSGNTGISLAMVARVKGYRLVCVLPDNVTPEREQLIRSFGAEVVYARGARSTNDAIALAQRMLEEAPDRYYMPYQYGNVHNPRAHYETTAEEIIRDLPEVDVFVAGLGTGGTLTGVGRRLKEYNPNIKVVATVPHPGDLVQGLRSLDEGFIPPVLDESVLDGRFVVDSRTSFAMTKELLEREGIFAGISSGAVLRTALKVAERLERGNIVCLLADGGWKYLSTGLWLKSYDDLRPEDVEGKVWW; encoded by the coding sequence ATTCTCGAGTGCATCGGCAATACCCCCCTGGTGGAGCTGAAGCGTTTCAGCCCCAAGCCAGGGGTGCGCATCTTCGCCAAGCTCGAGGGCCACAACCCTACCGGCAGCCTCAAGGACCGCATCGCCCTCTACATGATCCGCGCGGCCGAGGAGTCGGGCGAGCTGACGCCCGACAAGACCATCCTGGAGCCCACTAGCGGCAACACCGGCATCAGCCTGGCCATGGTGGCCAGGGTGAAGGGCTACCGCCTGGTCTGCGTCCTGCCCGACAACGTCACGCCGGAACGGGAGCAGCTCATCCGCTCCTTCGGGGCGGAAGTGGTCTACGCCCGGGGCGCCCGCTCGACCAACGACGCCATCGCTCTGGCCCAGAGGATGCTGGAGGAGGCGCCCGACCGCTACTACATGCCTTACCAGTACGGCAACGTCCACAACCCCCGCGCCCACTACGAGACGACTGCCGAGGAGATCATCCGCGACCTGCCGGAGGTGGACGTGTTCGTGGCCGGGCTGGGCACCGGCGGCACCCTCACCGGCGTTGGACGACGGCTGAAGGAATACAATCCCAACATCAAGGTAGTGGCCACCGTCCCCCATCCCGGCGACCTGGTGCAGGGGTTGCGCAGCCTGGACGAGGGCTTCATACCCCCCGTGCTGGACGAGTCCGTGCTGGACGGCCGCTTCGTGGTGGACTCCCGCACCTCCTTCGCCATGACCAAGGAGCTGCTGGAGCGGGAGGGCATCTTCGCCGGCATCTCCTCGGGGGCAGTCCTGCGCACCGCCCTGAAGGTCGCGGAGCGGCTGGAGCGAGGAAACATCGTCTGCCTGCTGGCGGACGGCGGCTGGAAGTACCTCTCCACCGGCCTCTGGCTCAAGAGCTACGACGACCTGCGCCCCGAGGACGTGGAAGGCAAGGTCTGGTGGTAG